Proteins encoded in a region of the Haloarcula sp. CBA1129 genome:
- a CDS encoding transcriptional regulator, producing the protein MSRLLPTQTDATVERSDTPAVLSLDDDTTRDVIEALSSETAYEIFQLLNETPATPSRIAEQLDQSMQNVHYHLENLEAAGVIEVTDTCYSEKGREMSVFVVSEDPTLLFLGTEDDQPSLKRAFKSFASLLGAPSILLAAGESISQFVTAE; encoded by the coding sequence ATGTCACGACTCCTTCCAACACAAACGGACGCCACCGTCGAACGAAGCGATACCCCAGCTGTACTGAGTCTCGACGACGACACGACACGGGACGTAATCGAAGCATTATCCTCCGAAACCGCCTACGAAATATTCCAACTGCTCAACGAGACGCCGGCAACCCCGTCCCGTATCGCTGAGCAACTCGACCAAAGTATGCAGAACGTCCACTACCACTTGGAGAATCTTGAAGCGGCTGGAGTAATCGAAGTCACGGACACCTGCTATTCGGAGAAAGGCCGTGAAATGAGCGTGTTCGTCGTTTCTGAGGACCCAACGCTCCTCTTTCTCGGTACCGAGGACGATCAGCCAAGTCTCAAACGCGCGTTCAAATCCTTCGCCTCGCTACTGGGGGCACCGTCGATTCTACTTGCCGCTGGCGAATCCATTTCCCAGTTCGTCACTGCTGAATGA
- a CDS encoding winged helix-turn-helix domain-containing protein — translation MTEEFDPPEVFATLDDEYARDILVATKTDRLSAKELSEECDMSRPTVSRRVAHLVEQGLLEEYTHVDPGGRHYSEYEARLERVEILLKAEGFDVQIDVRPDPADRIISIFERMRGD, via the coding sequence GTGACCGAGGAGTTCGACCCACCGGAGGTGTTTGCGACACTCGACGACGAGTACGCTCGCGACATCCTCGTAGCGACGAAAACCGACCGGCTGTCCGCGAAGGAACTCAGCGAGGAATGCGATATGTCCCGTCCGACCGTCTCGCGCCGTGTTGCACACCTCGTTGAGCAAGGCCTTCTCGAGGAGTACACGCATGTCGACCCAGGGGGACGGCACTACAGCGAGTACGAGGCACGGCTCGAACGCGTCGAAATCCTCCTCAAAGCGGAAGGCTTCGATGTCCAGATCGATGTCCGGCCGGACCCCGCCGACCGGATCATATCTATCTTTGAGAGGATGCGAGGGGACTGA
- a CDS encoding DoxX family protein, whose amino-acid sequence MSTLDSGMNQLESKVGSLTVGGKVHSLSAWFVLALRLMMGYAFAYSGFTKITGEFAAGGYLSNVAATNGNPLAGMFAWMGSTPWFVEFANVAVPYGELFIGLGLLVGAFVRLAAFFGALMMLMFYFGNWEMAHGFINGDFAYMLVFLAVAAFAAGRILGLDQYIEQYEVGGEALVERYPALEYVLG is encoded by the coding sequence ATGTCTACACTCGACTCCGGCATGAACCAACTCGAGAGCAAAGTCGGCAGCCTGACCGTCGGCGGGAAAGTCCACAGCCTCAGCGCGTGGTTCGTGCTCGCACTCCGTCTCATGATGGGCTATGCGTTCGCGTACTCCGGGTTCACGAAGATCACCGGTGAGTTCGCCGCCGGCGGCTACCTCTCGAACGTTGCGGCGACGAACGGCAACCCGCTTGCTGGGATGTTCGCGTGGATGGGTTCGACGCCGTGGTTCGTCGAGTTCGCGAACGTCGCTGTGCCCTACGGTGAGCTGTTCATCGGTCTTGGCCTGCTTGTCGGCGCGTTCGTTCGCCTCGCGGCGTTCTTCGGCGCGCTCATGATGCTCATGTTCTACTTCGGGAACTGGGAGATGGCCCATGGGTTCATCAACGGCGACTTCGCGTACATGCTCGTGTTCCTGGCTGTGGCCGCGTTCGCTGCGGGCCGCATCCTCGGCCTCGACCAGTACATCGAACAGTACGAGGTCGGCGGCGAGGCGCTCGTCGAGCGCTACCCTGCCCTCGAATACGTCCTCGGCTAA
- a CDS encoding SHOCT domain-containing protein: MQNPIQTRGIRSLGYIVIGALSLAVVGGMVLTHAAVPDAMMWGWHDGMWTGGHMSGWSGWGWGMILFGLLWMALLVALPAYLVYWLVTWAQSDGSAEENALAVLQARYARGEINDEEYEHRREAFERDT; this comes from the coding sequence ATGCAAAATCCAATTCAAACACGCGGGATTCGGTCTCTAGGATACATCGTCATCGGAGCGCTGTCACTAGCCGTTGTCGGCGGGATGGTGCTGACGCACGCGGCTGTCCCGGATGCAATGATGTGGGGCTGGCACGATGGAATGTGGACTGGCGGCCACATGTCCGGGTGGAGTGGATGGGGCTGGGGGATGATTCTGTTCGGTCTCCTGTGGATGGCCCTCCTCGTCGCCCTCCCTGCCTATCTCGTCTACTGGTTGGTAACGTGGGCGCAATCAGACGGGTCTGCCGAGGAAAACGCGCTTGCCGTCCTCCAAGCCCGGTACGCTCGCGGCGAAATCAATGACGAGGAATACGAACACCGTCGAGAGGCGTTCGAACGAGACACCTGA
- a CDS encoding TQO small subunit DoxD, which produces MLGRSVTFDYSETWVGYSLFFMRIVMGWTLFQGGITKLITYLDGDPATNWTAAGFLQNAVPAGNPFTGFFASMAGMPIIDWLNMLGLTLTGLALLLGAFVRFSAFWGAVMMLFYWLAALQGGLMAGLPVAHGWVVDDHMVYAVLLFGLGAFGSGRILGLDSYIEDLSFVQNNKWLKLLLG; this is translated from the coding sequence ATGCTCGGGCGCAGCGTCACGTTCGATTATTCGGAGACGTGGGTCGGCTACTCCCTGTTCTTCATGCGCATCGTGATGGGCTGGACGCTGTTCCAGGGCGGAATCACGAAACTCATCACGTATCTCGACGGCGACCCCGCGACCAACTGGACTGCGGCAGGATTCTTGCAGAACGCGGTGCCGGCAGGGAACCCGTTTACGGGCTTTTTCGCCTCGATGGCGGGGATGCCGATCATCGACTGGTTGAATATGCTCGGACTGACCTTGACGGGCCTTGCCCTCTTGCTGGGCGCGTTCGTCCGGTTCAGCGCGTTCTGGGGCGCAGTGATGATGCTGTTCTACTGGCTCGCCGCGTTACAGGGCGGGCTGATGGCCGGCCTCCCCGTGGCGCACGGCTGGGTCGTCGACGACCACATGGTCTATGCTGTGTTGCTGTTCGGATTGGGTGCGTTCGGCTCGGGCCGTATCTTGGGTCTGGACAGCTATATTGAAGATCTGTCGTTCGTACAGAACAACAAGTGGCTCAAACTCCTGCTGGGCTGA
- a CDS encoding MarR family transcriptional regulator yields MTKIRSRSEMLAASVLVAATTVVVAQFLSATPAVVAVGDESVRLGTVGWRFGPWNTAVIAVATCAAGASATVLLTNADSAAATASDTEAQNLQTTQSTDSTSNELLQARRQEWETVSERLANNEELVYKTVLDADGVLPQSEIVDQTDLSKATVSRTLDSLETRDLIERKRRGMGNIVLLT; encoded by the coding sequence GTGACGAAGATACGCTCACGCTCCGAGATGCTTGCTGCGAGTGTGCTCGTCGCTGCCACGACAGTTGTCGTCGCACAGTTTCTAAGCGCGACACCGGCCGTTGTCGCGGTCGGCGATGAGAGTGTGCGGCTCGGAACCGTCGGCTGGCGGTTCGGGCCCTGGAACACGGCTGTCATCGCTGTCGCGACATGTGCTGCTGGAGCGAGCGCAACAGTGCTCCTTACGAATGCTGACTCGGCGGCAGCAACGGCATCGGACACCGAGGCCCAAAATCTACAGACAACGCAGTCCACCGACAGCACTAGCAACGAACTACTACAGGCCCGTCGACAGGAGTGGGAGACCGTCTCAGAACGGCTTGCGAACAATGAGGAACTGGTGTATAAGACAGTACTCGACGCCGATGGTGTCCTACCACAGAGCGAAATCGTCGATCAAACGGACCTCTCGAAAGCGACCGTCAGTCGTACGCTGGACAGCCTCGAAACTAGAGACCTCATTGAGCGCAAGCGCCGCGGAATGGGGAATATCGTGCTTCTCACGTAG